In one window of Pseudobdellovibrionaceae bacterium DNA:
- a CDS encoding cytochrome c biogenesis protein ResB, with translation MKQIIKKYSRLTWSERLFKFLASIELAVLVILSLGIISAVGTIYEANYDAKVAQKLVYHSPYMYFVLGLLCINLVNVMVDRWPWKRHHMGFVLAHVGIILLLLGSLMTRYWGIDGSMTLEMDGGTNRWITVDQTELRIFASFENGEPTTLHHRDVDFLLQSPKDHPLQFLLGKEPLVVTDYYHYSLPKMQVVGSSDASDGPALRVQLQNERVSFSEWIFRRKSKPYEVVNLGPAKIILSDGSYQSQGGNEIILEPDSQGKIKYAIFTESQPGKVNRGTVEAGTTIATGWMGLQLRFLKYLPQARQDVQFEYRKGPTPLTTPAVQVEYKGEKHWIGQNSSLRLFSGNTAYWVSFGQKRLPLGFGIGLKEFKVGRYQGTMRAASYSSDVEVEGLGEQEISMNNPLKHRGFTFYQASFTEDERGQPTASILSVNKDPGRPVKNLGSFLIVLGSIILFYFKRMKLKASSSKKATQGAA, from the coding sequence TTGAAGCAGATAATCAAGAAATACTCCCGTCTCACTTGGTCTGAGCGATTGTTTAAGTTTTTAGCCTCCATTGAGTTGGCAGTCCTTGTGATTCTATCTCTGGGAATCATTTCGGCAGTGGGAACCATATATGAGGCCAACTATGATGCGAAGGTGGCGCAGAAGTTGGTTTATCACAGCCCCTATATGTATTTTGTGTTGGGCCTGCTCTGCATAAACCTCGTCAATGTGATGGTGGACCGTTGGCCATGGAAGCGTCATCACATGGGCTTCGTATTGGCGCACGTTGGGATCATTTTGCTACTTTTGGGCTCGTTGATGACGCGGTATTGGGGTATTGACGGGTCGATGACATTGGAAATGGACGGGGGCACAAACCGTTGGATCACTGTGGATCAAACTGAACTGCGAATTTTTGCCTCATTTGAAAATGGCGAACCCACAACTCTTCATCACCGCGATGTGGATTTTTTATTGCAGTCCCCAAAAGACCATCCGCTTCAGTTTTTATTGGGAAAAGAACCGTTGGTGGTGACTGACTACTACCATTACTCTCTACCGAAAATGCAAGTTGTTGGATCTAGTGATGCCAGCGATGGACCGGCCCTTCGTGTTCAACTGCAAAACGAAAGGGTGAGTTTCAGCGAGTGGATATTTCGTCGAAAATCAAAACCCTACGAAGTGGTTAATTTAGGTCCAGCTAAAATTATTTTAAGCGATGGCAGTTACCAATCCCAAGGCGGGAATGAAATTATTCTTGAACCTGACAGCCAAGGTAAAATCAAATACGCTATTTTTACCGAAAGCCAACCGGGTAAAGTGAATCGTGGCACAGTAGAAGCCGGAACCACAATAGCGACGGGCTGGATGGGTTTGCAGCTTCGGTTTTTAAAATATCTTCCCCAGGCTCGGCAAGATGTTCAATTTGAATATCGAAAAGGCCCGACGCCTTTAACCACCCCTGCTGTGCAGGTGGAATATAAGGGTGAAAAACATTGGATTGGTCAAAATTCTTCGCTTCGATTGTTCTCCGGCAACACGGCCTATTGGGTTTCTTTTGGTCAAAAGCGGCTTCCGCTAGGATTTGGTATTGGGCTTAAAGAGTTTAAGGTGGGTCGTTATCAGGGAACAATGAGGGCCGCATCCTATTCCAGTGATGTCGAAGTGGAAGGCCTCGGTGAACAAGAAATCTCGATGAACAATCCCTTAAAGCACAGGGGTTTTACGTTTTATCAGGCTAGCTTTACTGAAGACGAGCGAGGTCAGCCAACGGCTTCAATTTTGTCAGTGAACAAAGACCCTGGAAGGCCTGTGAAAAATCTGGGTTCGTTTTTGATCGTTTTAGGTTCTATCATTTTATTCTACTTCAAGCGCATGAAGTTGAAAGCTTCAAGTTCTAAGAAGGCAACCCAAGGAGCGGCCTGA
- the ccsA gene encoding cytochrome c biogenesis protein CcsA: protein MRSLISAITIFFVLFCGSWVQASVGEALKSLPVQDGGRLKPFDTFARESLELVFGKQKYKTPDGEKHDASEIVFTWMLVPEEWEKNPIVHIRHSGLREALQLENKRLHYSPQELMRNERVGLVIQELRTKQETREKLNPYFQAIQTLENQITMFHAVRLGKAMRVLPAKDGQNWLPVDELDGVWKERFGRITKAFVGAISARQHSENSEAVVAAEKELSDRVQEFMQAAADEFPDKYADSSLIHAETHYNHFHPFRWAWVAYLMGVIFMAFAMVSPKRRYYFAGWGFFVLGLLLHTYGFGLRSYIIGRPPVTNMYESVTWVAYGAVVFAMILEAIYRFRIVLLSSGVVAILCLILSDMAPAVLDGSMDPLEPVLRDNFWLTTHVLIITLSYAAFFLAFLLGDLLLVYYYIDESRFKDRIKQGVLAIYRSMQIGVVLLAAGTILGGIWADYSWGRFWGWDPKETWALIALLGYLAILHGRLIGWVRDFGLAVWSIVTFALVIMAWYGVNFVLGAGLHTYGFGAGGVEYVAAFVVAHILFVIFVSVTRNSRLKSKS from the coding sequence ATGAGATCCCTCATTTCTGCAATCACTATATTTTTTGTTCTTTTTTGCGGCAGTTGGGTGCAGGCCAGTGTGGGGGAGGCGCTAAAATCACTACCCGTTCAAGATGGCGGCCGCTTAAAGCCATTTGATACTTTTGCTAGAGAATCTTTAGAGTTGGTCTTTGGAAAACAAAAATACAAGACGCCCGACGGTGAAAAACATGACGCCAGCGAAATTGTGTTCACTTGGATGTTGGTACCAGAAGAGTGGGAAAAAAACCCCATTGTACATATCCGTCACAGTGGATTGCGAGAAGCTCTTCAGTTAGAAAACAAACGGCTTCATTATTCACCTCAAGAGTTGATGCGCAATGAGCGTGTGGGGTTAGTCATTCAAGAGTTGCGAACCAAACAAGAGACCCGAGAAAAACTCAATCCCTACTTTCAGGCCATTCAAACTCTAGAAAATCAGATCACCATGTTTCATGCTGTTCGTTTGGGAAAGGCCATGCGCGTTTTGCCGGCAAAGGATGGGCAAAATTGGTTGCCCGTGGATGAATTAGATGGCGTGTGGAAGGAGCGTTTTGGCCGAATCACAAAAGCCTTTGTGGGGGCCATATCAGCTCGTCAACATTCAGAAAATTCAGAGGCTGTAGTGGCTGCAGAAAAAGAATTATCTGACCGTGTGCAGGAGTTCATGCAGGCGGCGGCAGATGAGTTCCCTGATAAGTATGCCGACTCTTCGTTGATTCATGCCGAAACCCACTACAATCATTTTCATCCCTTTCGATGGGCATGGGTGGCATATTTAATGGGTGTGATTTTTATGGCCTTCGCTATGGTCTCGCCCAAGCGCCGTTATTATTTTGCGGGGTGGGGATTTTTTGTTCTGGGTCTATTGTTACATACCTATGGTTTTGGTTTGCGTAGCTATATTATAGGGCGGCCTCCGGTGACCAATATGTATGAATCAGTGACTTGGGTGGCTTATGGGGCTGTGGTTTTTGCAATGATTCTGGAGGCCATCTATCGTTTTAGAATCGTGCTACTGTCATCAGGTGTGGTCGCTATTTTGTGTTTGATATTGTCTGATATGGCGCCCGCCGTACTTGATGGGTCAATGGATCCCCTGGAGCCAGTGTTGCGTGATAACTTTTGGTTAACCACTCACGTACTCATCATTACGTTGAGTTATGCGGCCTTTTTCTTGGCGTTTCTTTTGGGCGATTTGCTTTTGGTCTACTATTATATTGATGAATCGCGCTTTAAAGACCGAATCAAGCAAGGTGTATTGGCCATTTATCGGTCCATGCAAATCGGGGTAGTGTTACTCGCTGCCGGAACCATCCTCGGGGGAATCTGGGCTGACTACTCGTGGGGTCGCTTTTGGGGATGGGACCCGAAGGAGACATGGGCGCTGATCGCTCTGCTGGGGTATTTGGCCATCTTGCATGGTCGACTGATCGGTTGGGTTCGTGATTTTGGTCTGGCGGTGTGGTCTATTGTCACGTTCGCCTTGGTGATCATGGCGTGGTACGGCGTGAACTTTGTTCTGGGCGCGGGTTTGCACACCTATGGTTTTGGCGCAGGTGGTGTTGAATATGTGGCTGCGTTTGTCGTAGCCCACATCTTATTTGTAATATTCGTATCGGTAACAAGAAACAGCCGACTAAAATCAAAATCATAG
- a CDS encoding cytochrome c3 family protein has translation MAKKFVGAFLTAVILGGVIFLVWSLATNNMVLGYNQGYEPDQPLPFSHETHAGKFQIDCKYCHVGVTSTRHALVPSLNICMNCHIAVKLDSEHVQKIQASYAASTPIEWKKVHLLPDHVKFNHAPHIQAGKDCTVCHGEVEKMPVVKQVQSLSMGWCVNCHREKENNAAVTCGTCHY, from the coding sequence ATGGCTAAGAAGTTCGTTGGTGCGTTTTTAACAGCTGTCATACTTGGCGGCGTTATATTTCTTGTGTGGTCTTTGGCCACCAATAATATGGTGCTGGGATACAACCAAGGTTATGAGCCCGATCAACCCCTTCCCTTTTCGCATGAAACTCATGCGGGCAAGTTTCAGATCGATTGCAAATATTGCCATGTGGGAGTGACCTCCACGCGGCATGCTCTTGTGCCTAGTTTGAATATTTGTATGAACTGTCACATTGCCGTGAAGCTCGACAGCGAACATGTTCAAAAAATTCAAGCCTCTTATGCGGCAAGCACCCCCATTGAATGGAAAAAGGTTCACCTTTTGCCAGACCACGTGAAGTTTAACCATGCGCCCCACATTCAGGCCGGGAAAGATTGCACCGTGTGTCATGGTGAGGTTGAAAAAATGCCAGTGGTCAAACAAGTGCAGAGTTTGTCCATGGGCTGGTGTGTGAACTGCCACCGTGAAAAAGAAAATAATGCTGCGGTAACTTGTGGAACCTGCCACTACTAA
- a CDS encoding TAT-variant-translocated molybdopterin oxidoreductase, which translates to MKDNSIESSRKYWLSLDEWYNDPETQAMVQKEFLSTPLSEDESGPQGGVARREFLKLMGAGIALSSFGCVRRPAQKIVPYAKRPKEMVPGIANYYASSMVDGHHAFGLVVTTREGRPIKLDGNKNHPVNAGGMTARAHAKILSLYDPDRMNGPKRNLLNKTKTNRDTINVTWEDLDKAVGAQLQKGGVALLTASEFSPSTRALVGDFVRATNGRHFQWDALSFEAEREGQKLSYGDDILPRPRFDRAKMIVAIDNDFLGTYLSPAEFNRAFASGRTPGEGMSRLVVFESLLSLTGSNADERFRIKPSQQVTVVMALLQHLLVVKGVSSFAGDSQVLQAISSHKSAIQHLGVDKKVIGEVAESLWAHRGESLVVAGGLQSQTASAVGLQVAVNLLNSVLENDGRTVDYKNAYPASAGSHSDIKNLVDGLNAKTIKTVIIHGVNPGYSLGAQSGFVDALKNAEMVVYTGDRIDETGVYAEYVAPDSHTLEKWGDLEASTGVYSIQQPTIQPLNNTRPFEESLLKWSASAGVGKGSLAADSWYDYLRSYWKNRLYSAVTHGLSFEDFWVDLLQNGVRSHSEMSENGSARSFRRASLSEVSSSQPGAELELVLYPTVALGDGSLANVPWLQELPDPVTRICWDNYVTVSMKTASELGLHAGQVVQVQTAGGAVEAPVHVQPGQADGVLGLAVGYGRTAAGEVGNGVGANAFQVVAYKNGRAVASGLSAKLSPVAGRKRVELANTQGHHSMQGPFDSKPRAIVNEATNEQYQHDASAGIHKHKIFSLWDKHEYSGHKWGMSIDLTKCTGCAACVVACQSENNIPVVGKKYVLQGRQMHWIRVDRYYVGEPEDPNSVFMPVMCQHCDNAPCETVCPVAATTHGSEGTNDMIYNRCVGTRYCANNCPYKVRRFNWFDYTNLRSPLHMALNPEVTVRSRGVMEKCTFCTHRIMQAKQTARNESRNLRDGDVQVACEQSCPTQAIVFGDMNDENSRVSKEFKNARTYSLLEELNNVPSVRYQTHIRNAKTLKGGHGHHEQGEHA; encoded by the coding sequence ATGAAAGACAATTCAATAGAGAGTTCACGGAAATATTGGTTAAGTCTTGATGAGTGGTACAACGACCCAGAAACACAGGCGATGGTGCAAAAAGAATTTTTGTCGACCCCGCTGTCAGAAGATGAGAGTGGTCCTCAAGGTGGCGTGGCCCGTCGCGAGTTTTTGAAATTAATGGGAGCAGGAATTGCCCTTAGTAGTTTTGGTTGTGTGCGAAGGCCCGCCCAAAAGATCGTTCCTTATGCCAAACGACCGAAAGAAATGGTTCCGGGTATTGCTAACTACTATGCTTCGTCCATGGTGGATGGGCATCATGCCTTTGGATTAGTGGTGACCACTCGAGAAGGTCGCCCTATCAAACTAGATGGAAACAAAAATCATCCAGTGAATGCCGGTGGGATGACGGCGCGGGCCCATGCGAAAATTTTAAGTCTATATGATCCAGATCGGATGAATGGCCCCAAGCGAAACCTATTAAATAAGACAAAAACCAACCGTGACACGATCAATGTCACTTGGGAGGATTTGGACAAGGCCGTCGGGGCGCAATTGCAAAAAGGTGGAGTGGCTTTATTGACGGCCAGTGAGTTTTCTCCCTCCACACGAGCTTTGGTTGGCGACTTCGTACGCGCCACAAATGGTCGCCACTTTCAGTGGGATGCCTTGAGTTTTGAGGCTGAGCGAGAGGGGCAAAAGCTTTCCTATGGTGATGATATTTTGCCGCGCCCTCGTTTTGATCGAGCAAAAATGATTGTGGCCATTGATAACGACTTCTTGGGGACTTATCTGTCGCCAGCAGAATTCAACCGGGCATTTGCCAGTGGACGCACGCCTGGTGAAGGCATGAGTCGTCTGGTTGTATTTGAATCACTGCTTTCATTGACGGGTTCCAATGCGGACGAGCGATTTCGAATTAAGCCCTCTCAGCAGGTGACTGTGGTGATGGCGCTTCTTCAACATCTGTTGGTAGTTAAAGGCGTCTCGAGTTTTGCCGGTGACTCGCAGGTGTTGCAGGCGATCTCATCGCACAAGAGTGCCATACAACATCTTGGTGTCGATAAGAAAGTGATTGGCGAAGTGGCTGAAAGTCTTTGGGCTCATAGAGGCGAAAGTCTTGTGGTTGCAGGCGGCCTCCAATCGCAAACAGCTTCAGCTGTTGGTCTTCAAGTGGCTGTGAATCTTTTAAATTCGGTGCTTGAAAATGATGGCCGCACCGTGGATTACAAAAATGCCTATCCAGCATCGGCCGGCTCTCATTCTGATATTAAGAACCTTGTAGATGGCCTTAACGCAAAGACCATAAAGACAGTGATCATTCACGGCGTGAACCCTGGTTACTCCTTGGGCGCGCAGTCGGGTTTTGTTGATGCTTTAAAAAATGCTGAGATGGTTGTTTACACGGGTGACCGCATTGATGAAACAGGAGTTTATGCGGAGTACGTGGCCCCAGATAGTCACACCTTAGAAAAATGGGGTGATCTTGAAGCCAGCACGGGTGTTTATAGCATTCAACAACCCACTATTCAGCCGTTGAATAACACGCGACCCTTTGAAGAGAGTCTTTTAAAATGGAGCGCCAGTGCGGGAGTGGGCAAAGGATCATTGGCCGCTGACAGTTGGTATGATTATTTGCGAAGCTACTGGAAAAATCGTTTATATAGCGCAGTAACTCATGGTTTATCTTTTGAAGATTTTTGGGTCGATCTTTTGCAAAATGGAGTGCGTTCTCACTCAGAAATGAGCGAAAATGGCAGCGCTCGATCCTTTCGACGGGCTAGCTTGTCTGAGGTGAGTTCGTCTCAACCCGGAGCAGAGCTCGAGTTGGTGCTTTACCCGACCGTGGCATTGGGCGACGGCAGTCTTGCCAACGTACCTTGGCTGCAAGAGTTGCCTGATCCTGTCACTCGGATTTGTTGGGACAACTATGTGACCGTGTCTATGAAAACAGCTTCAGAACTCGGCCTGCATGCAGGTCAGGTAGTGCAAGTGCAAACGGCAGGTGGGGCTGTGGAAGCTCCGGTTCACGTGCAGCCGGGACAGGCTGACGGCGTGTTGGGTCTTGCTGTGGGTTACGGTCGGACCGCCGCTGGAGAAGTGGGCAATGGTGTCGGGGCCAATGCATTTCAAGTTGTGGCTTATAAAAATGGCCGGGCTGTGGCCTCCGGGTTGTCGGCAAAACTTTCGCCGGTGGCGGGTCGTAAGCGAGTGGAGCTTGCTAACACTCAAGGTCACCACAGTATGCAGGGTCCATTTGATTCAAAACCTCGAGCCATTGTGAATGAGGCCACCAACGAGCAATATCAACATGACGCCAGTGCGGGAATTCACAAACATAAAATCTTTAGTTTGTGGGATAAGCACGAATACAGTGGCCACAAGTGGGGTATGTCCATTGACCTCACCAAGTGCACAGGTTGTGCCGCTTGTGTGGTGGCGTGCCAATCAGAAAATAATATTCCGGTTGTGGGTAAAAAGTATGTTCTGCAGGGGCGTCAAATGCATTGGATTCGGGTGGATCGCTACTATGTGGGTGAGCCGGAAGATCCAAACTCAGTGTTTATGCCTGTGATGTGCCAGCACTGTGACAACGCTCCTTGCGAGACAGTTTGTCCTGTGGCCGCCACAACTCATGGGTCTGAAGGCACCAACGATATGATTTACAACCGTTGTGTAGGTACAAGGTATTGTGCCAACAACTGCCCGTATAAAGTGCGTCGGTTCAATTGGTTTGATTACACGAATCTGCGATCACCTTTGCATATGGCCCTTAATCCTGAAGTCACCGTTCGCTCTCGAGGGGTGATGGAAAAATGCACATTCTGTACTCACCGAATTATGCAAGCTAAGCAGACGGCTCGAAATGAAAGTCGAAATCTTCGTGATGGCGATGTGCAAGTGGCCTGCGAGCAATCTTGCCCCACTCAGGCCATTGTCTTTGGAGACATGAACGACGAAAACAGTCGGGTCTCAAAAGAGTTTAAGAATGCACGCACTTATTCGTTGCTTGAAGAGTTGAACAACGTGCCTTCTGTTCGCTATCAAACTCACATTAGAAATGCAAAAACACTTAAAGGTGGTCACGGACACCATGAACAGGGTGAACACGCATGA
- the nrfD gene encoding polysulfide reductase NrfD, translating into MIKREPLILGNKTYKDITDDISRLTESMPGGRYFAALLGAKSLFAIYILSMGFIVAKGMGLMGVNDPVGWGTDIITFVFWIGIGHAGTLISAILYLFRQKWRTSIARSAEAMTVFAVMVAGTFPILHTGRPWLGYWLLPYPNQRGPLWVNFRSPLVWDVFAVSTYATVSIVFWYIGMVPDLATLRDRSQGKWRRAIYGALSLGWRGTARNWNHYEMVYMLLAALATPLVLSVHSIVSFDFAVSQLPGWHTTIFPPYFVAGAIFSGFGMVVTLMVILRKLIPGFSDYVTLNHMENMNKIIMATGMMVGYAYGSEFFIAWYSGAPYEGAIFLNRAFGAYGWSYWIMVTCNVFIPQIFWFKWARRSIPLMFVVSIFVNIGMWFERYVIVVTSLHADFLPSSWGMFNLTIFDLGALIGSFGMFFFLFLIYIRTLPAISIAEVKPVLYVGKDGGHHG; encoded by the coding sequence ATGATAAAACGAGAGCCGCTTATTTTAGGCAACAAGACTTATAAAGACATCACGGATGACATCAGTCGGCTGACCGAGTCTATGCCAGGGGGTAGGTACTTTGCGGCCCTTCTTGGCGCAAAAAGCTTATTTGCCATTTATATTTTGTCCATGGGCTTTATCGTGGCCAAAGGAATGGGGCTCATGGGTGTGAATGATCCTGTGGGCTGGGGAACGGATATCATCACCTTCGTATTCTGGATTGGTATTGGTCATGCGGGCACACTGATTTCGGCCATTCTTTATCTTTTTCGGCAGAAGTGGCGAACCTCCATTGCAAGGTCCGCTGAGGCGATGACCGTATTTGCCGTTATGGTGGCGGGGACATTTCCCATATTGCACACGGGCCGTCCATGGTTGGGGTATTGGCTACTGCCATACCCAAACCAACGGGGACCGCTTTGGGTGAACTTTCGATCACCGCTTGTTTGGGACGTGTTTGCGGTTTCAACGTATGCCACGGTGTCTATTGTTTTTTGGTACATCGGAATGGTTCCAGACTTAGCGACACTTCGCGACCGGTCTCAGGGTAAATGGCGAAGAGCCATTTATGGAGCGCTTTCATTGGGTTGGAGAGGGACGGCTCGTAACTGGAACCACTACGAAATGGTCTACATGCTACTTGCAGCCTTAGCCACGCCTCTCGTGCTTTCGGTTCACAGTATTGTATCCTTTGACTTTGCTGTTTCGCAGTTGCCGGGTTGGCACACCACGATTTTCCCGCCGTACTTTGTGGCCGGCGCGATTTTCTCTGGGTTTGGCATGGTCGTCACACTTATGGTGATTCTGCGAAAGTTGATTCCAGGTTTTTCTGATTATGTCACCTTGAACCACATGGAAAACATGAACAAGATCATCATGGCTACGGGCATGATGGTGGGTTATGCCTACGGTTCTGAGTTTTTCATTGCTTGGTATTCAGGCGCTCCCTATGAAGGGGCCATATTTCTAAACCGAGCCTTTGGTGCCTACGGTTGGTCATATTGGATCATGGTCACTTGTAACGTGTTCATACCCCAGATTTTTTGGTTCAAATGGGCGCGAAGAAGTATTCCATTGATGTTCGTGGTTTCTATATTTGTAAACATAGGAATGTGGTTTGAACGTTATGTGATTGTGGTCACTTCATTGCATGCGGACTTTTTGCCATCAAGTTGGGGCATGTTTAATTTGACCATCTTTGACCTTGGAGCATTGATCGGAAGCTTTGGAATGTTCTTCTTCTTGTTCTTGATCTATATCCGCACGTTGCCGGCCATATCCATTGCTGAGGTAAAGCCGGTACTTTATGTGGGAAAAGACGGAGGCCACCATGGCTGA
- a CDS encoding DUF3341 domain-containing protein, whose product MADLLATVQGLLRPKAKKGVAGIWLDEHALEKAAAQVRKAGFKKFEAISPFPLHGIDEAMGIGRSFIPWVTFTFGLLGCTFGLWFTWWTSAVDWPLIIGGKPMFSLPAFIPVIFECTILFAALSSVGTLIAVCGLPKVDPAIIDPDLTSHKFALFVPEDDSGFDVEKVKSLLKDLGADEVRSSEF is encoded by the coding sequence ATGGCTGATCTATTAGCAACAGTTCAGGGATTGCTTCGACCCAAAGCTAAAAAAGGGGTTGCCGGTATTTGGCTGGATGAGCACGCTCTTGAAAAAGCAGCTGCACAGGTTCGAAAAGCCGGATTTAAAAAGTTTGAAGCCATTAGTCCATTTCCCTTGCATGGAATTGATGAAGCCATGGGGATTGGGCGGTCTTTCATTCCCTGGGTGACATTCACCTTTGGATTGTTGGGTTGTACATTTGGCTTGTGGTTTACGTGGTGGACATCAGCGGTGGATTGGCCGTTGATTATTGGCGGCAAGCCCATGTTTTCATTGCCGGCATTTATACCGGTGATCTTTGAGTGCACCATTTTGTTTGCCGCTTTGAGCTCTGTGGGAACCTTGATCGCCGTTTGTGGGCTACCTAAGGTAGATCCGGCCATTATTGATCCTGACTTAACTAGCCATAAGTTTGCATTGTTTGTGCCCGAAGACGATTCAGGATTTGACGTTGAAAAAGTGAAATCCCTGTTAAAAGATTTGGGCGCCGATGAAGTGCGCAGCTCGGAGTTTTAA
- a CDS encoding cytochrome c encodes MMTKTNWIKATGTLLIALAVQGCNGGKNQTNIELVQAMMDQNSLKAQDWDPKREGVPGQLVPPENTIPMNHKPYKYAGNPAAAEQNLKNPFAGDLSPEMITKGEEHYRIYCGVCHGAGGRGDGPVAAAMVLKPPPLVSSAVKGYKDGLIFHFITEGKGVMGSYANQVRDEDTRWAIVNYVRFLNKNAE; translated from the coding sequence ATGATGACAAAAACAAATTGGATAAAAGCCACAGGGACGCTCCTTATTGCGCTGGCTGTACAGGGCTGCAATGGTGGTAAAAATCAAACTAATATTGAGCTAGTGCAGGCCATGATGGACCAGAATTCGCTGAAGGCCCAGGATTGGGATCCAAAGCGTGAAGGTGTGCCGGGGCAGTTGGTTCCGCCAGAAAATACCATTCCCATGAATCACAAGCCTTACAAGTATGCTGGCAATCCGGCGGCCGCCGAGCAAAATCTGAAAAACCCTTTTGCTGGGGACCTTTCGCCAGAAATGATCACCAAAGGTGAGGAGCACTACAGAATTTATTGTGGTGTTTGTCACGGCGCCGGCGGGCGTGGTGACGGACCAGTGGCTGCGGCCATGGTTTTAAAACCACCGCCATTGGTATCTAGTGCTGTTAAGGGTTATAAAGATGGCCTCATTTTTCATTTTATCACCGAGGGAAAAGGTGTGATGGGGTCTTATGCGAACCAAGTTCGTGATGAAGATACCCGGTGGGCTATTGTGAACTACGTTCGTTTTTTAAACAAAAATGCCGAGTGA
- a CDS encoding molybdopterin oxidoreductase, translated as MAEVKSVPQPGNYVVSTRMKTVYSVLIFLGLAAFVVAIINDQARAWHAYLIGLFYFVSLALGGLFFTAIQHVTKAGWSVTVRRISEAFTSFIPVGAVAALILVFFGGNHLYEWFHADVVAKDHLLSHKAGYLNPTFFAVRVVLFFGIWWLLAKVLVGNSVKQDTTGDESITHKLVGVSVGAVLVFAFSYSFFSVDTLMSLDAHWFSTIFGVYAFAGLFQSTMAVMILVILYLKGKGLLHGLVNENHVHDLGKFLFAFTVFWAYIAFSQYMLIWYANMPEETIFYVPRSQGSWAMVSVALILFKFIVPFFALLPRWAKRTPSYLAVASVWILVMQFVDIYWLVYPSYNEEHAVFSVYEVLIFAGFLGAFLLTLTRFLSRNNLVPVKDPRIQEALHHHVVYH; from the coding sequence ATGGCAGAAGTGAAAAGTGTACCGCAGCCAGGAAACTATGTGGTCTCTACCAGGATGAAAACAGTGTACTCGGTGCTAATCTTTTTGGGATTAGCGGCCTTTGTTGTGGCCATTATTAATGATCAGGCTCGAGCCTGGCATGCTTATTTAATTGGACTATTTTATTTTGTAAGTTTGGCTTTGGGTGGGTTGTTTTTCACCGCCATTCAACATGTCACTAAAGCCGGTTGGAGCGTGACGGTTCGAAGAATCAGCGAAGCCTTCACGTCATTTATCCCGGTGGGAGCGGTGGCGGCCCTGATCCTGGTGTTTTTTGGCGGCAATCACCTGTACGAATGGTTTCACGCCGATGTGGTGGCGAAGGATCATTTGTTGTCTCATAAGGCCGGGTATTTGAACCCCACATTTTTTGCTGTTCGGGTGGTTTTGTTTTTTGGAATTTGGTGGCTTTTGGCAAAGGTGCTTGTGGGTAACTCAGTGAAACAAGACACCACCGGCGACGAGTCGATCACTCACAAACTTGTGGGCGTTTCTGTGGGTGCGGTGTTGGTATTTGCATTTTCCTATTCATTTTTTAGCGTGGACACGTTGATGAGCCTTGATGCCCATTGGTTCAGTACCATTTTTGGTGTTTATGCCTTTGCCGGCTTATTTCAGTCGACCATGGCGGTGATGATTTTAGTGATCCTTTATTTAAAGGGTAAGGGTTTGCTGCATGGTTTGGTTAACGAAAACCATGTGCATGATCTGGGTAAGTTTCTTTTTGCGTTCACGGTTTTTTGGGCTTACATCGCGTTTAGCCAGTATATGTTGATTTGGTATGCCAATATGCCAGAAGAGACCATTTTTTACGTGCCTCGGTCGCAAGGCTCTTGGGCCATGGTGTCTGTGGCACTGATTCTTTTTAAATTTATTGTGCCATTTTTTGCACTATTACCAAGATGGGCCAAGCGCACTCCCAGCTACTTAGCTGTGGCCAGCGTTTGGATTTTGGTCATGCAGTTTGTCGACATCTATTGGTTGGTATATCCTAGCTACAACGAAGAGCATGCGGTGTTCTCAGTTTATGAAGTTCTGATATTTGCAGGCTTCCTGGGAGCATTTCTGCTCACGCTGACCCGGTTCTTGAGCAGAAACAACCTGGTTCCGGTCAAAGACCCAAGAATCCAAGAAGCTCTCCACCATCACGTGGTTTACCACTAA